Genomic DNA from Candidatus Bipolaricaulota bacterium:
ACCGTTTGGCCATCGAGGTGAAAGTGACGGAACGCCGGATCCCTGTCGATGATCCCGAGCAATCGGTCGATCAATCGGACCAACCGCAGGCGAAACACCTGGAACGGCTGGTGCCATTCCCGGTCCCAGTGCGTGTGGGGGACGAAGAAAACGTCGACTGTGCTATTCGGACACATCGGCGAGGATCCCCTTCAGGTGACGCTCGAGACTCTCCAGACTGTAGTAGCGCCTGCCCAGCTCATAGTTACGGGCCACCATCTCCTCCCGCACTGCTGGGTCGGTGAGAACAGTGACTGCGGCAGCAGCGGCGCGGGAGATCACAGCAGGAGGGACTTTCACCAGCCCAAGATCATCCTTTCCGGCGAGTTCGTCCCCGAGGGAGATGACCGCGAACCCTTTGTCCTTTATATCCGCCTTGTAGACCGGGTACTCGAAGACCACGATCGGGACGCGGGCGTGCAGCCCCTCCAGAAACTGATTTCCCCAACCTTCGTACAACGAGGGGTAGGTGATGAGGTCGGCAAAGACGTAGGAGTCCCATAGGGAATAGATCTTCTCCCCGTCGTCGGTCCTCCCCCGACGCGATCGGATCCGATCGGAGATGACGCACAGTTCTACCCCGGCCCGGGCTGCTCGCTTCTCCAGCCGCTTCAGGTAGTCCTTTGTCGGATCCTCGGAGTAACCGGCGAGGACGAGAACGATCCGGTCTCCTTTCCCGAACGGCCTCCCGTCGTACAGGCCGCGTTCCTCGAGCCTGCGGCGGTTCTCCCCGCGATCGAGGGCGGCGACCAGATCGATCGCCAGCTCGATCCCCTTTCTCGGAACGATGCGTGTCGCCTGGAGGACGAGGATGTCGCTTTCCCCCACTCCGATCTCGGCGCGGAAGTCGCGGTTGTAGTCATCGACCTTCCAGTCCGGTCCGGAGAAATCGAACACGTTGGGAACGATCTTTGCGAGGGCACCGCGCCGGGTCCGCAGCTCGTCGCGGGCGAAGCTGTTGATCACCACATGACCGATTGTCGGACCGGTCGGAGGGAGGTACTCATCGACGATCCGCGCCGCTGCCGGGCAGGTGGGTTGCATCCCGCGGAACGATTCCCACCAGAAGTCGTGATGATGGCCGACCGCGGGGATCTGCAGGTCGTTGACAACCCGGGCAAATGCGACCGCCGCCGCCGGGTTCGCCCCGATCGACCAGATGTTGTTGGGGATGAGAAGGTCGATCGATTCCTCCGCAATGAACCCACGCAGCTTCTCCTCGATCACCCCGGCTTCGGATAGAATCTCGCGCTCCAGGGCTGCTCCGTTCGGGTAATCGCGAAGCGAGTGAAAGGTGTTCCACGCCATCCGCTCGGCCTCGGTCCGATGGTGGTAGAGCTCTGGGATCAGGTACCCCGTACCCGTTCCCAAATCGCCGCCGCACAACCGGACGGAATGGCCCATCCGCTCCAGGACGACCTTCCACTTGTCCATCTCCAGGGAGACGCCGTCCGTACCACCGACCTTGTAATGACAGAGGCCAATACGCATCATCGGAACGTTACCACCTAGTAGCCCTCGCGTGCACTCAATCGACGGGACCTTCCACCATCTAAAAAGGGCAATCGAACAAACCGAGCTGACATCTTGTCCATTACTCTAATCCGCCCCGTCTCGAAATTGCGGTGTGAGTACCGACCCTCACCGCACCAAAGAGCTCAAGCTTCTTCTTTCCTCTTCGACATCCTTACAAACCCCTCTATCATTCGATAGAGGTAAAAGAGGGCGTAATCGTAGCCTTTCAGGGCTACTTTAGTGGTATAGTTAAGAACCCGGGCGATCCAGAGCTTGAAAAGGAGATCCCGCCAATCTTTATCCTCGGAATCAAAATGTTCAAGAAGGACTTTGTAGGACTCGTACCAGTTGTCCGCATCCATAAACACAAACCGGGGTTTCCGTTGACACTCCGCCATGCCCTCGCGGACCTCCTTTGGGAATAGACTCAGGAGCTCAAGCTGCCTATCCGTCCAATTCTCCATCAGGAGATGAAGGCTTCCCTCTATGTCGTAAGCAGTCTTCTCTTTAACCCTATCAGGTACCGGTCCCGGCCGCTCCACACGATGTAGCGGTCTTGCGGCATCGATCTTTTCGGTTTTAAGCTGCTGAATGATCGAGAAACATTCGATCGCCATGTCCTGCAAGTCGGCCAGTGTCTTGTAGAGCTTGTGTACTTTGCCGATCGAAACATAAGTCTCATACATGCTGAATCCGCTTGCCACCATGAGCCAGGTGTAAGCCGTATCGATTCCCCAATCAGACTGTCGGAGAGCTCGCTCATCCGCGTATAACTTCGCAGCCACTTCTCGGGTAAAGAGCAATTCGCCCCCTAGCGGTTGTTCGATGAACGGGAGTTCCGTCTCGGGCCAGAGGACGGAAAAACCTGTTTTGGTGATCATCCAAGTAACCATGGCATCGGTGCTGGCGCGGGGGAAATAATGCCGGACTACTTGATAACCATCATCGGCCGGTATTTCAGCCTGGGTAATCCAATCACGCGAGAATGTCTCGATATCGGAGTCGTAAAAATGCAGCCTGGAGAAACCGGTCTCCTCCAAAAAATACTTGAGAGCAGTATTCATTCCGTCGCCTTTGCCAGGCCGTTTAGTTCCAAGCCGCTCTTGAACGATCAAGCCAACCCTTTTGCCACTACTTCGCTCTAACTCAGGGATCGCTTTCTCTATCTCCTTGTAGCATTCATTCTCTTCATACCCCACGCACAGCACCGAACCGATGCGAGGATGCGATAGAGCTTCGCGAATGTTCTTCTTAAACACAGCAACGTCTTCGGACTTGAACGGAAAAACGACCAAGCTTGTACCTGCCACAGTATTCCCTCCTGGATTCATGAAGATGTTATTAGTCGTTGAACAACAAACTCTTACCGGTTTTTTCATCAAAAATTCTTATTTTATTCTTGAGAATAGTAAGACTGATTGTCTGCCCGGGTTTTATAGGTAGATCTGGGTTAGCAGCAACCTTTAATATGTCTTTCCCTACCTGCACAGTCAGAAGCTGCTGAGAACCCAAGTGCTCAGATACCAGTACTTTAGCGGGAAGGCTGCCATCCTCGGGTTCCAGGTGTACTTCGATGTTCTCAGCTCGAATTCCCAGATCCACCACCTGTCCGACCAATCGCCCAAGCGGCTTTTTCCAATCCTCAGGAACGGCTATCTTGAACTCACCGATGACGAGAATAACATCACCGTCTCCCTCGTCACTGACCGTAGCGGTGAGAAAGTTCATCGGGGGAGTCCCGATAAATCCGCCGACGAATTTCGTGGCGGGCCGATCATAAACCTGACTAGGACTGTCCAACTGGACTATCTCTCCTCCGTGCATTACGGCTATGCGATCACCGAGGGAGAGGGCTTCGATCTGGTCGTGGGTAACATATACCGTAGTAGTACCGATCTCCTGATGAAGGCGCTTGAGTTCTGCCCTCATCTGAAGGCGAAGGAGCGCATCTAAGTTGGAGAGCGGCTCGTCCATCAGCAATACATCTGGTCTCATAACGATGGCTCGTGCAACTGCCACTCGCTGTCTCTGTCCTCCGGAAAGCTGGGCTGGGTAGCGTGTCAAAAGTTCTTCAATTTGGAGGAGTTTGGCGACCTCTTCGACGGCCGTTTGAATTTCATTTTTTGGAACATGTTTCATTCGTAGCCCGAACCCTATATTTTGCGCCACCGTCATATGCGGAAAGACAGCATAGCTCTGAAAGACCATCGCAATGCCGCGTTGGGCTGGAGAGGACTCCGTCACATCACGCTCTCCGATGAAAATGCGTCCCCCGTTCACCCGTTCCAGACCAGCTATACAGCGCAAGGTGGTAGTTTTACCACACCCTGAGGGACCCAGCAGCACGAGAAACTCTGTCTCTCTCACAGTCAAGTCCATATCCTTGACTGCTACTACTTTGCCGAATTCTTTACGCACGTTCTGAAGTCGAATCTCTGCTGCCATTAGATCACCTCTCTGCTGTAGCCCCACCCCACATTTGGAATAGGTACCGGCGAATTAGGAACATGAATATCAGGGTAGGAAGTACCATGAAAAACCCCCCGGCAAAACGGAAATAAAGAGGGGAAGCCTGTAATGTACTCATAATTTGAGCGGGCAAAGTCCGATGCTGCACTGTCAGGATAGTAGCAGCAAATACTTCGTTCCATGATATCACGAACGTAAACATAGCGGCCGCAGCCAGACCTGGAAGAGCAAGAGGGAGTGCTACTCGAGTGAATGCCCCAACCCTGCTGCAGCCCAAAGTCATGGCCGCCTCTTCCAAATCTTTGGGTACACTCACAAATATCCCGGTAATGATGAGTACGGCGAACGGCATAGCCATAGCAACATGTAGAAAGGCCACCCCGATCAGGGTGTCATAGAGCCCCCATTTTATAAAGGTAACGGCTAGAGGGATCGCAAGGAGTGCGGTGGGAAACATCCTCGTCATCAGGATTCCCATTCGGTACACGTTGCGTCCTCGGAAGGTAAACCGAGCCACTGCGTATCCGGCTGGTGCTGCCACAATGAGCGTAATACCCAGGGTCATGAGCGCCACCAAAACGCTGTTCAATAATGAAGGAAGGACTCCGTAAGAATTCAGAAAGAACTTCATTGTTTCGAGAGAAAAATGGCTGGGAATAATTGACTTAGGCCATTGATAGATCTCTTGCTGCGGTGTAAAGGAAGCCAAAGCAATGAGCACGATGGGCAACAACACCCATGAAGCGACTACTATCGCCGCCATATAGATCAGTGTCTGACGTTGTAGTCTTCGAAAGCTCATTTCCCCACCATCTCTGCTTTTGGCCTAAAGAACCACATATAAAACCATGTTATAATAATAGAAAGGACCATTAACAATACGGCATAAGCGGCTGCCATATGGTAGCTGCGATAGAGGGAATACCAGAAATAAGACTGTCCAGCCAACACAGGCACCAAATTCCCTCCTATTGCCACCGCTACCGCGAACATCTGCAAGGCCAAGATCGTTCTGATAATCAAAGCGGACTGAATAGCCGGCTTGAGCAGTGGAAGTATTACATACCGAAGTTTCTGTAATGGCCGCGCTCCCAGAACTTCAGCGGCTTCCAGATAATCCTTGGAAATCATTTGTAGCCCTGCTACCAGATTCACCAAAACAATCGCCGTAGCCCTCCAATGCTCGGCAATGACAATAGCCCAAAATACAAAACTGATGTTCTGATAGGAGATGAAATAAATCGGCTTATCAATGATGCCCAAGCCGTATAAGGCGGAGTTCAAATATCCGTGTTGCGCAAATATGGAAAGCCATATGAGACCAGCGGCAAGATCTGAAATACCCAATGGGATTGTACATATATAAAGAAAAAAGCGCGAGCCCTTAAAGCCTGTATTGACAAGCAGGGCGATAAATAAAGCCGTTACCAGCTGCAAGGGAACAATAATAGCAACCAGAAAGAAAGTGTACTTCAACGCGCTAGCAAACTGGACATCGTGGACCATTTGGAGAAAATACCGCACGGTGAATGCACCGTCATCACCGCGGAACGCCAGTCCAATCGAGTTCACCAACGGCAGCAGAAAGAAGATCAACAAATACACAAGGCTGGGCACCAAAAGCCAATAGGGGAGCAGCGTATCTGTCCCTAGGAGTCTATTTATGCGAGTATTTGTCATAAGAATGATAATATAGAGGGGGAAAGGAGATTCCCTTCCCCCTCTTGTTGATTTGGTTTACTTGTTATCCGGGGCAGGATAAGGGGCGCCCGAATCCAGGTAGAGCTTGCGCAGTGCTTGCCCGCCTGTCAGAAGGACGCTCTTGATATCCTTGCCTTGGATCACGATCTGCGTGAACGTATCCCGGTAGATCTTCTTGTACTCATCGCTGATTCCGCTGGGAATGAACGACACAATGGCATCGGGAGAGGACGCCTGCGCACTCACTCCCTTGGCCAGGATCTGAAGCGCACCGCTCGGAACAGCGTTAGCCGCTTCGGAAACTACCGGGAAGAATCCCACACCCTGCAGAATCGACACTTGTGCGTCAGGGCTGGTCAGATACTTGATGAGCTTAGCAGCAGCCTCAGGGTTAGGCGAAGTCTTCGGAATGCCAAGGCCGGCTATAACGGTGATGAACGCGCGACCTGCCGGCCCTGCCGGAGACGGAATGGCGATAAACTCATCAGGCTGCTGAACGATTGCCGGCTTCAACCGGGCGGTGTGATCCCATGCAATCCAGACATCACCAGAAAGAAGCGGCGTGTCCATGGAATCCCAAGTCGGAGCAGCCGGGTTCACATACTGCCAAAGCTCTTTCATGTACTCCCACATCTCGACCGCTTCAGGACTGTCAAACTTGAGTACCTGATACCCGGTAAACGAGGGATAGAGATACCCGTGGATGAAGCGGTGCAGCAGGGATCCAGGTCCAGCGGGAATTCCTAGCTTCTTCTCCCCTGTGGCATCATAGATATTCTTCGCCCAAGCAAGCAGCTGGTCATAGGTGAGAGACCAGATGTCAGCTCCCTCAGGAAGATATTCCAACGCCTTTTTGTTCACCGTCATGAGGTAAGTGGCCTGCATCAAGGGGATGTAGACCTGCTTGCCTTCCATCTGCCCCAGTTTCATGAGTCCGGGGCTTATGGAGCCTCCCACAGCCACATTGCTCACATCGCTGAGGGCTCCGACGGTGCTCGCAAAATCTCCATGGAGACCACAGACGACATCAATTGTACCCTTCCCCGCCTTAGCCTCAGCAGTGAGGCGATCAACAAATGGAGCATACTCAGATCCAATAAATGTTACTTCGACACCTGTCGCTTGAGTAAAAGGCGGTAAGAGAGTTTGTCGCACCCACTCGGCTTCTTTGATAGGGTTGAACTGTGTGGAAAGCCACGTGATTTTTTCGGCACTGAACGCAACTACGGAAATCCCAATCGTCAACAGCAGTGTTACAAGGATCAGCTTCTTCATATCATCCTCCTTGGAAGTTCTTTAGAGAATCGCCTTGTTGCTTTTGCTGCTGTCTCGTGTTTGTGCAACCACCTCCCTCCCGAATAGCTAAAGGTCGAGATGTTTGTTATAACAAAGATAGCGCAATCGGGGGCGTTTGTCAAGAGGAGAATCTTGGTGGAGCAAGAGTTTCACTGGGCAAAAGGCGAAATGTTGAACGTTTGCGAGTCCTAGAGCGTTTTCCCGAATAGGAGTTGGTAGAAGGCTATCGACTAAATACCGAGCTCTGCATTCATGTAAAAGTACATAGTTTCCGCAAGGTTGCACTTAATGCAAAAGAAGCCTTTGCTACAACCGGGGAAGGAAAGAATACAAATAAATATCTGCTGAAGAAACGATGGGGCGGGTTCGACCCTACTGAGATCTTCGGAGAGTATATCCGGCTGTCTGGCAAAACTTAGCCATCAACTCAAGAAATCAGAAAGTTGATGATCTTACGGGCCTCTTCCACAGCCTTTTTCGGTGTCATGCGCTTAGTAAGTGCATTTTCAATCATCAGCTGGAACTGCTCTGAGACCTTGGCATACTGGGGTATAGCAGGCCGCGACCGAGCGCTCTGCAAGAACTGTGAAACTTGGTAAGAAAACCAATTAGTCTCGGGATCCAAAGTTTGGACTACTGAAACCCTGGTTGGAGTACGCCCCGTCTCTACACAAAACGTTCGCATAAGTTCAGGGCTAGCAACCTGCTTCAATATCTCCAAGACGGACTTTGCGTCCTTTGATTGCCGGAATATCACATAAACCATTCCTCCGACCACTGAGGCACTGCTCCCTCCAGAGGGTGCGGGTATCGGAATACAGCCGACCCGTTCACGAAATGCTGCATCATCCCACCCGCTCACCTCCTGAATCAGAGCTTTCTCATAACTTCCCCCAACAGCAAGTGCCACATTTCCTTGTGCGAAAAGCCTGGCAGGCTTGTCCCACGCAAACGCGACAACCTCTGGAGAAACCACTTTGTGCTTATGAATAAGATCCACAAGAAATTGCACGGCATATACAGCTTTCTCGTCCAGTGCCACCCTATTCTCAGACAGAAGATCTCCACCAGCTGCCCAAATAAAGGGAAGCAGCTGATATGTAGTCGTCTCCCCTGCTTTCGTACCCCCCACAAAGGCAAGCGGAAATCTCTTAAGGCGTTTGAAATGTCGAGAAACTTCTATTAACTCATTCCAAGTGCGAGGAGGTTGCGCTCCTTCCTGGAGGAACCAATCCTTCCTGTACCAAAGCACAGAAACGCTCGCTTCCGGTTGAACACCATAAAAGGTATTAGTCCTGAACGCTGGGAATAAGTCTGCCTTAAATTCCTCTAACCAATGAGAATCAAGCCGATCAAGGGATTTAAGAAACCGCAAATCAGCAAATTCTGTTACCCATGCCCAGTCAACCAGTGCAAGATCGGGTGCTACTCCTTTTCCTACCGCCGAGAGTATTTTGTTCCGCAACTGCGGCCGGCCAAGGACCTCGACTTCGAGTTTGACCTTCTCCGCATCCTGATTGTATAAGCCGACAGCCTCTTGCAGAGGAGGAACCCAACGGTTTTCCGGCAGCATAACCCGTATAGAGGGAACCGACTTGCGAATCTCATGATTAACAAAAGTCCCCTGCCCTGGACGGCGGTAAAGGAGCCCCTCGTTAGCCAATTCCGTAAGAGCTTGTCGCACCGAAATGCGGCTAATATCGTAGATCTCGCATAATTCATATTCGGTGGGAATACGCGTGCCGGGCTTGAAGTCCCCCTTCTCGATCTTCGACTTGATGATCTCCTTCAATTGGCGATAGATCGGAACACGTACCTCTCTATCAATCTTATCCCTGTTCCAATCATGAACTTCCATTTTACTTATCGCTTCTCCCGCTGCTTCCATCGAGACCTCTGGATTTCCGCATTTATCTTAAAACGAGTTTAGTAGGTAACGCCCTCTTCAGCAAGCTGCCGAAGTGCTTCTGGAAAATTACCGAAGTCAGGGCGAATTCCGCAAGTAAGGAAACGTTGCTCGAGCTGTGAGAGTTATCTGGCAGGCTTTGTTCCAAGCGACTCGCTCCTCGAGCCAGCTTTGAAGCGGTAGAGGTACGATGGGTAGCCCAAATTCTGAGGCAACGGCTACCGCTTCGGTAACCTACTCTTTTGCGGCATCACGTT
This window encodes:
- a CDS encoding carbohydrate ABC transporter permease encodes the protein MSFRRLQRQTLIYMAAIVVASWVLLPIVLIALASFTPQQEIYQWPKSIIPSHFSLETMKFFLNSYGVLPSLLNSVLVALMTLGITLIVAAPAGYAVARFTFRGRNVYRMGILMTRMFPTALLAIPLAVTFIKWGLYDTLIGVAFLHVAMAMPFAVLIITGIFVSVPKDLEEAAMTLGCSRVGAFTRVALPLALPGLAAAAMFTFVISWNEVFAATILTVQHRTLPAQIMSTLQASPLYFRFAGGFFMVLPTLIFMFLIRRYLFQMWGGATAER
- a CDS encoding extracellular solute-binding protein — encoded protein: MEAAGEAISKMEVHDWNRDKIDREVRVPIYRQLKEIIKSKIEKGDFKPGTRIPTEYELCEIYDISRISVRQALTELANEGLLYRRPGQGTFVNHEIRKSVPSIRVMLPENRWVPPLQEAVGLYNQDAEKVKLEVEVLGRPQLRNKILSAVGKGVAPDLALVDWAWVTEFADLRFLKSLDRLDSHWLEEFKADLFPAFRTNTFYGVQPEASVSVLWYRKDWFLQEGAQPPRTWNELIEVSRHFKRLKRFPLAFVGGTKAGETTTYQLLPFIWAAGGDLLSENRVALDEKAVYAVQFLVDLIHKHKVVSPEVVAFAWDKPARLFAQGNVALAVGGSYEKALIQEVSGWDDAAFRERVGCIPIPAPSGGSSASVVGGMVYVIFRQSKDAKSVLEILKQVASPELMRTFCVETGRTPTRVSVVQTLDPETNWFSYQVSQFLQSARSRPAIPQYAKVSEQFQLMIENALTKRMTPKKAVEEARKIINFLIS
- a CDS encoding extracellular solute-binding protein, with translation MKKLILVTLLLTIGISVVAFSAEKITWLSTQFNPIKEAEWVRQTLLPPFTQATGVEVTFIGSEYAPFVDRLTAEAKAGKGTIDVVCGLHGDFASTVGALSDVSNVAVGGSISPGLMKLGQMEGKQVYIPLMQATYLMTVNKKALEYLPEGADIWSLTYDQLLAWAKNIYDATGEKKLGIPAGPGSLLHRFIHGYLYPSFTGYQVLKFDSPEAVEMWEYMKELWQYVNPAAPTWDSMDTPLLSGDVWIAWDHTARLKPAIVQQPDEFIAIPSPAGPAGRAFITVIAGLGIPKTSPNPEAAAKLIKYLTSPDAQVSILQGVGFFPVVSEAANAVPSGALQILAKGVSAQASSPDAIVSFIPSGISDEYKKIYRDTFTQIVIQGKDIKSVLLTGGQALRKLYLDSGAPYPAPDNK
- a CDS encoding glycosyltransferase family 4 protein; translation: MRIGLCHYKVGGTDGVSLEMDKWKVVLERMGHSVRLCGGDLGTGTGYLIPELYHHRTEAERMAWNTFHSLRDYPNGAALEREILSEAGVIEEKLRGFIAEESIDLLIPNNIWSIGANPAAAVAFARVVNDLQIPAVGHHHDFWWESFRGMQPTCPAAARIVDEYLPPTGPTIGHVVINSFARDELRTRRGALAKIVPNVFDFSGPDWKVDDYNRDFRAEIGVGESDILVLQATRIVPRKGIELAIDLVAALDRGENRRRLEERGLYDGRPFGKGDRIVLVLAGYSEDPTKDYLKRLEKRAARAGVELCVISDRIRSRRGRTDDGEKIYSLWDSYVFADLITYPSLYEGWGNQFLEGLHARVPIVVFEYPVYKADIKDKGFAVISLGDELAGKDDLGLVKVPPAVISRAAAAAVTVLTDPAVREEMVARNYELGRRYYSLESLERHLKGILADVSE
- a CDS encoding sugar ABC transporter permease → MTNTRINRLLGTDTLLPYWLLVPSLVYLLIFFLLPLVNSIGLAFRGDDGAFTVRYFLQMVHDVQFASALKYTFFLVAIIVPLQLVTALFIALLVNTGFKGSRFFLYICTIPLGISDLAAGLIWLSIFAQHGYLNSALYGLGIIDKPIYFISYQNISFVFWAIVIAEHWRATAIVLVNLVAGLQMISKDYLEAAEVLGARPLQKLRYVILPLLKPAIQSALIIRTILALQMFAVAVAIGGNLVPVLAGQSYFWYSLYRSYHMAAAYAVLLMVLSIIITWFYMWFFRPKAEMVGK
- a CDS encoding ABC transporter ATP-binding protein; amino-acid sequence: MAAEIRLQNVRKEFGKVVAVKDMDLTVRETEFLVLLGPSGCGKTTTLRCIAGLERVNGGRIFIGERDVTESSPAQRGIAMVFQSYAVFPHMTVAQNIGFGLRMKHVPKNEIQTAVEEVAKLLQIEELLTRYPAQLSGGQRQRVAVARAIVMRPDVLLMDEPLSNLDALLRLQMRAELKRLHQEIGTTTVYVTHDQIEALSLGDRIAVMHGGEIVQLDSPSQVYDRPATKFVGGFIGTPPMNFLTATVSDEGDGDVILVIGEFKIAVPEDWKKPLGRLVGQVVDLGIRAENIEVHLEPEDGSLPAKVLVSEHLGSQQLLTVQVGKDILKVAANPDLPIKPGQTISLTILKNKIRIFDEKTGKSLLFND